Proteins encoded in a region of the Flavobacterium sp. MDT1-60 genome:
- a CDS encoding quinone-dependent dihydroorotate dehydrogenase, translating into MYKLIIRPILFCFDPEEVHYFTFSFVKFISKIPGVSSIIKSIYEVKDSRLEREVFGIKFKNPVGLAAGFDKDAKLFKELSDFGFGFIEIGTVTPIGQEGNPKKRLFRLKEDQAIINRMGFNNGGVLEAVERLKKNSGVLIGGNIGKNKVTPNENAVDDYIICFDALFDHVDYFVVNVSSPNTPNLRALQDKEPLTALLQTLQNRNVEKQKTSNQKVKPILLKIAPDLTDEQLLDIIDIVKTTQIAGVIATNTTISREGLQSENQSEMGGLSGKPLEKRSTEVIRFLSEKSNKAFPIIGVGGIHSADDAIEKLNAGASLVQLYTGFIYEGPALIKAINKKVLKQF; encoded by the coding sequence ATGTATAAATTGATAATTCGCCCTATACTTTTTTGTTTTGATCCGGAAGAAGTACATTATTTTACTTTTTCATTTGTTAAATTCATTTCAAAAATTCCGGGAGTTTCATCAATTATAAAATCAATTTACGAAGTAAAAGACAGCCGTTTAGAGCGTGAAGTCTTCGGAATTAAATTTAAGAATCCGGTTGGACTTGCTGCAGGATTTGATAAAGATGCCAAATTATTCAAAGAACTTTCAGACTTTGGTTTTGGTTTTATTGAAATAGGAACTGTAACTCCGATTGGTCAGGAAGGAAATCCAAAAAAGCGTTTGTTTCGTTTAAAAGAAGATCAGGCCATTATTAACCGAATGGGGTTTAATAACGGTGGAGTTCTGGAAGCTGTAGAACGTTTGAAAAAGAATTCAGGTGTTTTAATTGGTGGAAACATCGGAAAAAACAAAGTGACTCCAAACGAAAATGCCGTTGACGATTATATTATTTGTTTTGATGCCTTGTTTGACCATGTAGATTATTTTGTTGTGAATGTAAGTTCGCCAAATACACCAAACTTAAGAGCGTTACAAGATAAAGAACCTTTAACGGCTTTATTGCAAACATTGCAAAACAGAAATGTAGAAAAGCAAAAAACAAGCAATCAAAAAGTAAAACCAATTCTTTTAAAAATTGCTCCCGACTTAACAGACGAGCAATTATTAGATATTATTGATATTGTAAAAACAACTCAGATTGCCGGTGTAATTGCAACAAATACGACAATTTCAAGAGAGGGTTTACAATCTGAAAACCAATCTGAAATGGGAGGGTTGTCCGGAAAACCATTAGAAAAACGTTCAACTGAAGTGATTCGTTTTCTTTCAGAAAAAAGCAATAAGGCGTTCCCAATTATCGGAGTAGGGGGAATTCATTCTGCCGATGATGCAATTGAAAAATTAAATGCAGGAGCAAGTCTAGTGCAATTATACACTGGTTTTATTTATGAAGGGCCGGCTTTAATCAAAGCAATCAATAAAAAGGTCTTAAAGCAGTTCTAA
- a CDS encoding formylglycine-generating enzyme family protein, whose amino-acid sequence MKNKTYWIFAILTISIISIAYGYTKLIVPKQKLAAMDCAETPNADSASLFKPTIENKNKPTGKTPKGMVWIPGGEFSMGSNVEDESLCSIKGVTKDAAPIHRVYVDGYYMDKTEVTNDQFEAFVKATGYVTLAEKAPTHEEYPDAPLENLVAGSAVFTPTPAKVDLNNYMQWWTYVKGADWRHPEGDGSSIKGRGNYPVVQVSHADAAAYAKWAGKRLPTEAEWEFAARGGKTGELYAWGNTLKPKGKFQANIYQGHFPIEKGDTGEDGYIGIAPTAQFEPNGYGLYDIGGNVWEWTNDWYTADYYAIVNENGKAVKNPQGPKTSYDPGEPNLPKKVQRGGSFLCTDQYCTRYMVGTRGKGDYQSPANHIGFRCVQ is encoded by the coding sequence ATGAAAAATAAGACCTATTGGATTTTTGCCATACTAACAATTTCCATTATTTCAATCGCTTACGGCTACACAAAGCTAATTGTTCCTAAACAAAAATTGGCTGCGATGGATTGTGCCGAGACTCCAAATGCGGACTCTGCCTCTTTGTTTAAACCTACAATCGAAAACAAAAATAAACCAACAGGCAAAACGCCTAAAGGAATGGTTTGGATTCCGGGTGGCGAATTCTCTATGGGAAGTAATGTTGAAGATGAAAGCTTATGCAGCATAAAAGGTGTTACAAAAGATGCTGCGCCAATTCATAGAGTTTACGTTGATGGATATTATATGGATAAAACGGAAGTTACAAACGACCAATTTGAGGCTTTTGTTAAAGCTACCGGATATGTAACATTGGCTGAAAAAGCACCTACACATGAAGAATATCCTGATGCTCCGTTAGAAAATTTAGTTGCCGGATCAGCGGTCTTTACTCCTACTCCGGCAAAAGTTGATCTGAACAATTATATGCAATGGTGGACATATGTTAAAGGAGCCGACTGGAGGCATCCTGAAGGAGATGGAAGCTCTATTAAAGGAAGAGGTAATTATCCTGTTGTACAAGTTTCACATGCCGATGCTGCTGCGTATGCAAAATGGGCTGGTAAAAGATTACCTACGGAAGCTGAATGGGAATTTGCTGCCCGCGGTGGAAAAACAGGGGAACTTTATGCCTGGGGAAATACTCTAAAACCGAAAGGAAAATTTCAGGCTAATATTTATCAGGGACACTTTCCTATTGAAAAAGGAGATACCGGAGAAGATGGGTATATTGGGATAGCTCCAACAGCTCAATTCGAACCAAATGGGTATGGATTGTATGATATTGGAGGGAATGTTTGGGAATGGACAAATGACTGGTATACGGCTGATTATTACGCCATTGTAAATGAGAATGGAAAGGCTGTCAAAAACCCTCAGGGACCTAAAACATCTTACGATCCGGGAGAACCTAATCTTCCTAAAAAAGTACAACGGGGAGGATCATTTTTATGTACAGACCAATATTGTACACGCTATATGGTAGGTACAAGAGGAAAAGGAGATTATCAATCTCCTGCAAATCACATTGGTTTTAGATGCGTGCAGTAA